Proteins encoded within one genomic window of Pirellulales bacterium:
- a CDS encoding MdtB/MuxB family multidrug efflux RND transporter permease subunit — translation MNPSRPFILRPVATVLLMVAILLAGIVAYYQLPVSALPQVDYPTIQVVTFYPGASPDVMASSVTSPLERQFGQVPGLNQMTSNSSEGCSVITLQFILDLNIDVAEQQVQAAINAAATFLPRDLPVPPIYSKTNPADTPILTLALTSATLPLSKVQDFADTRLAQKISQLSGVGLVSISGGQKPAVRVQVNPMAISALGLSMEDLRTAVTQANVNQAKGSFDGSRQAFTIGANDQLLTSDQYRKLIISYRNGAPVLMSDVADVVDGVENERQAAWMDDVPAVILNIQRQPGANIIDVVERVKQLLVQLKASLPAAITVTVLTDRTTTIRASVEDVQFELVLTIGLVVLVIFLFLRSLSATIIPSVAVPLSLVGTFAVMYMLGYSLNNLTLMALTISTGFVVDDAIVMIENISRYIEQGEQPMAAALKGAEEIGFTIVSLTVSLIAVLIPLLFMGDIVGRLFREFAVTLSVTILMSALVSLTLTPMMSARILRHNPEAQQGLLFRASEAFFDTVNRWYGSTLTWVLRHEVATLMVAIATLVATVYLYVIVPKGFFPVQDTGVILGISEAPNSTSFPAMAELQQKLAKVIIQDPAVDSLSSFIGIDGTNTTLSSGRIQINLKPLEHRHATASEVIRRIQKSLEPVEGITLFMQPVQDLTVETRVSRTQFQYSLEDPDAKELSEWVPELVSRLQSCPQLRDVTSDQQDEGRRIRVVIDRDSASRLGITPQMIDDVLYDAFGQRQISMMFTQLNQYRVVLEVKPEFRDKPEDIGNIYIHAPLAGKVPLSTLTRIEEVTAPLVVNHQGQFPVATVSFNLAPGSSLGDAVDAVDAVTAELGMPPSIHATFQGTAKAFQASLRNEPLLILAALVTVYIVLGVLYESYIHPITILSTLPSAGVGALLALLWYGMDLNVIALIGIILLIGIVKKNAIMMIDFALEAERNEGRAPREAIYEACLLRFRPIMMTTMAALLGALPLALGHGVGSELRRPLGITIIGGLLVSQVLTLYTTPVIYLAFDRLGRYLRREPKPVRELGHAPSSHAEDWT, via the coding sequence ATGAATCCGTCCCGGCCATTCATTCTGCGGCCCGTGGCGACGGTGCTGCTGATGGTCGCTATTCTGTTGGCCGGCATCGTGGCCTATTACCAGTTGCCGGTCTCGGCACTGCCGCAGGTCGACTATCCGACGATCCAGGTCGTGACCTTCTATCCTGGCGCCAGCCCGGACGTCATGGCATCCAGCGTGACGAGCCCGCTGGAACGGCAATTCGGCCAGGTGCCAGGCTTGAACCAGATGACGTCGAACAGCTCGGAAGGCTGTTCGGTGATCACGCTGCAATTCATCCTGGACCTGAACATCGACGTGGCCGAGCAGCAAGTGCAAGCCGCGATCAACGCGGCGGCCACGTTCCTGCCGCGCGATCTGCCGGTGCCGCCGATCTATAGCAAGACGAACCCGGCCGACACTCCGATTCTGACTCTGGCCCTGACCTCGGCGACGTTGCCACTGTCGAAGGTGCAGGACTTCGCCGATACCCGGTTGGCGCAAAAGATCTCGCAGCTGTCGGGCGTCGGCCTAGTGAGCATCAGCGGCGGTCAGAAACCGGCCGTGCGCGTGCAGGTGAATCCGATGGCGATTTCGGCGCTCGGCCTGAGCATGGAAGACCTGCGCACCGCCGTGACGCAGGCCAACGTCAACCAGGCCAAGGGAAGCTTCGACGGCAGCCGGCAGGCGTTCACGATCGGCGCCAATGACCAACTGCTGACGAGCGATCAATACCGGAAGCTGATCATCTCCTATCGCAATGGCGCCCCGGTGCTGATGTCGGACGTGGCGGACGTCGTCGATGGCGTGGAGAACGAGCGGCAAGCGGCCTGGATGGACGACGTGCCGGCCGTGATCTTGAACATTCAGCGTCAGCCCGGCGCAAACATTATCGACGTCGTCGAGCGCGTCAAGCAACTGCTGGTGCAGTTGAAGGCGTCGCTGCCGGCGGCCATCACGGTCACGGTGCTGACTGACCGCACGACGACGATTCGGGCCAGCGTCGAAGACGTGCAATTTGAGCTGGTGTTAACGATCGGCCTGGTCGTGCTCGTGATCTTCCTGTTCCTGCGCAGCCTGAGCGCGACGATCATCCCCAGCGTGGCGGTGCCCTTGTCGCTGGTCGGCACGTTCGCGGTGATGTACATGCTGGGCTACAGCCTGAACAACCTCACGCTGATGGCGCTGACTATCTCGACCGGCTTCGTCGTCGACGACGCGATCGTGATGATCGAAAACATTTCGCGCTATATCGAGCAGGGCGAACAGCCAATGGCCGCAGCGCTGAAGGGGGCCGAGGAGATCGGCTTCACCATCGTGTCGCTGACCGTGTCCTTGATAGCGGTGTTGATCCCCCTGTTGTTCATGGGGGACATCGTCGGCCGGCTGTTCCGCGAATTCGCCGTGACGCTGAGCGTGACGATCCTCATGTCGGCGCTGGTCTCGCTGACGCTGACCCCGATGATGAGCGCCCGCATCTTGCGGCATAATCCCGAGGCGCAGCAGGGACTGTTGTTTCGCGCGAGCGAGGCCTTCTTCGATACCGTGAACCGCTGGTACGGCTCGACGCTGACGTGGGTGCTCCGGCACGAGGTGGCAACGCTCATGGTGGCGATTGCCACGCTCGTAGCCACGGTTTATCTGTACGTGATCGTGCCCAAGGGGTTCTTTCCGGTGCAGGACACGGGCGTGATCCTGGGCATTTCCGAGGCCCCCAACAGCACCAGCTTTCCGGCCATGGCCGAACTGCAGCAAAAGCTGGCCAAGGTGATCATCCAGGATCCGGCCGTCGACAGCCTGTCGTCGTTCATTGGCATCGACGGGACGAACACCACGCTCAGCAGCGGGCGCATCCAAATCAATCTGAAGCCGCTCGAGCATCGCCATGCCACGGCCAGCGAGGTGATTCGCCGCATTCAAAAATCCTTGGAGCCGGTCGAGGGAATCACGCTGTTCATGCAGCCCGTGCAGGACCTGACCGTCGAGACGCGCGTCAGCCGCACGCAATTCCAATACAGCTTGGAAGATCCCGACGCGAAAGAATTGAGCGAGTGGGTGCCGGAGTTGGTCAGCCGGTTGCAGTCCTGCCCGCAACTGCGCGACGTGACGAGCGACCAGCAGGACGAAGGGCGCCGGATCCGCGTCGTGATCGACCGTGACTCAGCCTCGCGGCTGGGAATCACGCCGCAAATGATCGACGACGTGCTGTACGACGCCTTCGGTCAGCGACAGATCTCGATGATGTTCACGCAATTGAACCAGTACCGCGTGGTGCTAGAGGTAAAACCCGAATTCCGGGACAAGCCCGAGGACATCGGCAACATCTACATTCACGCGCCGCTGGCGGGCAAGGTGCCGCTGAGCACGCTGACGCGGATCGAGGAAGTGACGGCTCCCTTGGTCGTGAATCATCAAGGGCAGTTTCCGGTGGCGACCGTCTCGTTCAACCTGGCACCGGGCTCTTCGCTGGGAGACGCGGTCGACGCGGTGGACGCCGTCACGGCCGAGCTGGGTATGCCCCCCAGCATCCACGCCACGTTTCAAGGAACGGCCAAGGCATTTCAGGCTTCGCTGCGCAACGAGCCGCTGCTGATTCTGGCCGCCCTGGTCACGGTCTACATCGTGTTGGGCGTCTTGTACGAAAGCTATATTCACCCGATCACGATTTTGTCGACGCTGCCGTCGGCCGGTGTGGGCGCGCTACTGGCGCTGTTGTGGTACGGGATGGATCTGAACGTGATCGCGCTGATCGGCATCATCCTGTTGATCGGGATCGTAAAGAAAAACGCGATCATGATGATCGACTTTGCGCTCGAAGCCGAGCGCAATGAAGGCCGGGCCCCGCGCGAAGCGATTTACGAAGCCTGCCTGCTGCGGTTCCGGCCGATCATGATGACCACGATGGCGGCCCTGTTGGGCGCGCTCCCCTTGGCCTTGGGGCACGGCGTGGGGTCTGAGTTGCGCCGTCCGCTGGGCATTACGATCATCGGCGGGCTGTTGGTCAGCCAGGTGTTGACGCTGTACACGACGCCCGTGATCTACCTGGCCTTCGACCGGCTCGGCCGTTACCTGCGTCGCGAGCCGAAGCCGGTGCGCGAGTTGGGACACGCGCCGTCGTCGCATGCGGAGGACTGGACATGA
- a CDS encoding efflux RND transporter periplasmic adaptor subunit: protein MISKVLVKTPVERPKTATGISPEPTLRPRRRKRGLLWLAALTVVAAAAYFAVPWEIVSTWSLLGSAKTVEAPAPRPIPVVAVPARTGDMKLNLNGLGSVTALYTVTLKSRVDGELINVAFTEGQVVKKGDLLAEIDPRPYEVMKRQAQGQLLKDEAAMKIAQLNLDRYMLLLPNRTVTQQQVDEQLALVKQAEGAIEADQAQIKNIDLQLQYCKIIAPIPGTIGLRLVDPGNMVKANDPTGMAVINQLQPITVVFTIPQDDISRVQKQINAGVKLQVDAYDRDFKNKLATGDLKALDNQVDTSTGTVKLKAIFPNEDNMLFPNQFVNAQLMVDQVHDAVIVPTPAVQQGPNGTFVYVVGKNSEVEVRNVTVGPSEGDGTVITNDLKDGELVVVDGVDKLRQGTKVALRESAPRGGDVRKTASRPPAQGS from the coding sequence ATGATCTCGAAGGTCCTCGTTAAAACGCCGGTCGAACGGCCCAAAACGGCGACTGGCATTTCGCCCGAGCCGACGCTTCGCCCGCGTCGCCGCAAGCGCGGCCTGCTGTGGTTGGCTGCGCTGACGGTCGTAGCGGCGGCCGCCTACTTCGCCGTTCCCTGGGAGATCGTTTCGACGTGGTCGTTGCTGGGCAGCGCCAAGACGGTCGAGGCTCCCGCGCCGCGTCCGATTCCCGTCGTGGCAGTCCCCGCGCGCACCGGCGACATGAAGCTGAACCTGAACGGCTTGGGAAGCGTGACGGCGCTCTACACCGTGACGCTGAAGAGCCGCGTGGATGGCGAGTTGATCAACGTCGCCTTCACCGAAGGACAGGTGGTGAAGAAGGGGGACCTGCTGGCCGAGATCGACCCGCGCCCCTACGAAGTGATGAAGCGACAAGCACAAGGGCAACTGCTGAAGGACGAAGCCGCGATGAAGATCGCGCAGTTGAACCTCGATCGCTATATGTTGCTGTTGCCCAACCGGACGGTGACGCAGCAACAGGTCGACGAGCAACTCGCACTGGTCAAGCAGGCCGAAGGGGCGATCGAAGCGGACCAGGCCCAGATCAAGAACATCGATCTGCAATTGCAATACTGCAAAATCATCGCTCCCATCCCAGGCACGATCGGACTGCGGTTGGTCGACCCGGGCAATATGGTCAAGGCGAACGACCCGACCGGCATGGCTGTGATCAATCAACTGCAACCGATCACAGTTGTATTCACGATCCCGCAGGACGATATCTCCCGGGTGCAGAAGCAAATCAACGCCGGCGTAAAGTTGCAGGTCGACGCTTACGACCGCGACTTCAAGAACAAGCTGGCCACGGGCGATCTCAAGGCGCTCGACAACCAGGTCGACACGTCGACCGGCACCGTGAAGCTTAAGGCGATCTTTCCGAACGAAGACAATATGCTGTTCCCGAACCAGTTCGTGAACGCCCAGCTGATGGTGGACCAGGTGCATGACGCGGTCATCGTGCCTACGCCCGCCGTGCAGCAGGGCCCGAACGGGACCTTTGTGTACGTCGTGGGCAAGAACTCGGAAGTCGAGGTTCGCAACGTGACCGTGGGTCCCAGCGAAGGGGACGGTACGGTAATCACGAACGATCTCAAGGACGGAGAGTTGGTCGTCGTTGACGGCGTGGACAAGCTGCGTCAGGGCACGAAGGTGGCGCTACGCGAAAGTGCGCCCCGCGGCGGTGATGTACGCAAGACCGCGAGCCGTCCTCCTGCCCAAGGTTCGTAA
- a CDS encoding two-component regulator propeller domain-containing protein — MTALLVVLAISTIVPGRPALALDPNRSLSQAFHRVWQVPQGLPQATINTILQSSDGYLWLGTPAGLIRFDGVRFTTIADCAGIAPQKLWIHDLCEDHASHLWIATDGVGLIRFRGEQALHYTRENGLPSDTVRCVLVARDGTTWAGTDDGLAHLSNHIEVHGSDRGLLLKDVHALSQASDATIWAGGIGHAIYSFDGSQWNTHELATLPQQTIVRTLSCAEDGTIWVGTSAGLVRYKDGQETLYTENEGLAGDSVYCLARGSDDSLWVGTREGFSRVYGDEITSFGATDGLSQSNVYAICEDREASLWVGTKHGLNQFNDRRTVPFTMREGLPGNNIGPLCNGADGSLWVGTLGSGLARFDGRRFTTLTTADGLASNSIQSLARDTKDRIWAGTQHGLNCLEGGRVTRTYTEAEGLPSSVVTCVCPVPEGSLWVGTPAGIAELQGDRFVRPAEDSLAVRLPVQTLFAQEDGSLLIATTSGVYRYFDVQVAPFTASQVADKDVASIFQDSSQHLFLGTQGNGLFIVGDRRVANVTMRQGLLDDDIAGILADDDDRLWMASGSGLSYTQRIDLLNFAAGKTKTLTTTPFRLSDGTRSYEVQEGVQPCIMKSSDGRIWQSTTRGLMMVDPTRLKRVLPPTPVVIEEVIVNGQPREPDQIHKLRPGSSNLAFEYTALSLVVPMRITFRYKLEGFDNDWIDAGSRREAFYTNLPPGQYQFRVVARNVDENDWETAQPVTFTIQPHFYQTFWFLPLCALALGLAGFGAYRLRVRTIKEQMRAVVAERSRIARELHDTLMQGFSGVTMEMQALAARLQRSNERSTLEEIIRDAANCVRDARRSVAGLRHDPAAESGLSSAIAQAARQLTETREVRLKLNMRNCPLRLPVDVEYNLLRIAQEAIANAVKHSGARSIDVSLDGSGRKIILIVEDDGSGFASPAGTRAGHYGIIGMRERAKQISAHLSIDSEPGFGTTVRVAMAMPDIPRAAEPPARLPTTEEITPS, encoded by the coding sequence GTGACTGCGCTCCTTGTGGTCCTCGCAATCAGCACAATCGTCCCAGGCCGGCCGGCCCTGGCGCTCGACCCCAACCGGTCGCTCTCGCAGGCCTTTCACCGCGTCTGGCAAGTTCCGCAAGGACTGCCGCAAGCCACGATCAATACCATCCTGCAATCATCGGATGGCTACCTGTGGCTGGGCACGCCTGCCGGACTGATTCGCTTCGACGGCGTTCGCTTTACCACCATCGCCGATTGCGCAGGAATCGCACCACAAAAATTGTGGATTCATGATCTTTGCGAAGATCACGCGAGTCATTTGTGGATCGCCACCGATGGTGTCGGACTGATTCGCTTCCGCGGCGAACAAGCACTTCATTACACGCGCGAAAACGGCCTTCCCTCCGACACTGTGCGCTGCGTGCTCGTGGCGCGCGACGGCACGACTTGGGCCGGCACGGATGACGGGCTCGCGCACCTCTCGAATCACATCGAGGTGCATGGCTCCGATCGTGGACTTCTGCTCAAGGACGTTCACGCTCTCAGCCAGGCATCCGACGCAACGATCTGGGCCGGTGGCATTGGGCATGCGATCTACTCCTTCGACGGCTCGCAATGGAACACCCACGAACTCGCCACGCTTCCGCAGCAAACGATTGTCCGCACGTTGTCCTGCGCCGAAGACGGCACGATCTGGGTCGGCACCTCGGCCGGCCTGGTCCGCTATAAGGACGGGCAGGAAACGCTGTATACCGAAAACGAGGGACTCGCCGGGGATTCGGTGTACTGCCTCGCGCGCGGGTCCGACGACTCGCTGTGGGTTGGCACGCGCGAAGGCTTCAGCCGCGTTTACGGTGATGAGATCACGTCCTTTGGCGCCACGGACGGACTTTCGCAGAGCAATGTCTATGCCATCTGCGAGGATCGGGAAGCCAGCCTGTGGGTCGGCACCAAGCACGGCTTGAATCAATTCAACGATCGCCGCACCGTGCCGTTCACGATGCGTGAAGGGCTGCCCGGCAACAATATCGGTCCGCTCTGCAACGGCGCCGACGGCAGTCTGTGGGTCGGCACGCTCGGCTCGGGGTTGGCCCGTTTCGACGGACGCCGCTTCACCACGCTGACGACGGCCGACGGTCTGGCCAGCAATTCGATCCAATCTTTGGCGCGCGACACGAAGGATCGCATCTGGGCCGGCACCCAGCACGGTCTGAATTGCCTCGAGGGGGGGCGTGTCACGAGAACGTACACCGAGGCCGAGGGCCTTCCGAGCAGCGTCGTAACTTGTGTTTGCCCTGTACCGGAAGGTTCGTTGTGGGTCGGCACGCCGGCTGGTATCGCCGAGTTGCAGGGAGACCGATTCGTCCGCCCGGCCGAAGATTCCCTGGCGGTGCGGTTGCCGGTGCAGACCCTGTTCGCGCAAGAGGATGGCTCGCTACTAATCGCCACGACGAGTGGAGTCTATCGATACTTCGACGTCCAGGTGGCACCGTTCACCGCGTCGCAAGTGGCCGACAAGGATGTCGCCAGCATTTTTCAGGATTCGTCGCAACACTTGTTCCTGGGGACCCAGGGCAATGGACTGTTTATCGTCGGTGATCGCCGAGTGGCGAACGTCACCATGCGGCAAGGATTGCTCGACGATGACATTGCCGGCATCCTGGCGGACGACGATGACCGGCTATGGATGGCCTCGGGCAGTGGCCTGTCCTACACGCAGCGGATTGATCTACTGAATTTCGCCGCCGGCAAGACCAAGACCCTCACCACCACGCCGTTTCGACTATCGGATGGCACGCGCTCGTACGAAGTGCAAGAAGGGGTCCAACCCTGCATTATGAAGTCGAGTGACGGGCGGATCTGGCAATCCACGACGCGCGGTTTGATGATGGTCGATCCGACGCGTCTCAAGCGCGTGCTTCCGCCCACGCCAGTCGTGATCGAGGAAGTGATCGTCAACGGTCAGCCGCGCGAACCGGACCAGATTCACAAGCTGCGTCCCGGCTCGTCGAACCTGGCCTTCGAATACACGGCGCTCAGCCTGGTCGTGCCGATGCGGATCACATTCCGCTACAAGCTGGAAGGCTTTGATAACGACTGGATCGACGCCGGCTCGCGCCGCGAGGCCTTCTACACCAACCTGCCGCCGGGTCAGTACCAATTTCGCGTCGTCGCCCGCAACGTCGACGAAAACGATTGGGAAACCGCGCAGCCGGTTACGTTCACGATTCAGCCCCACTTCTATCAGACGTTCTGGTTCTTGCCGCTGTGTGCGCTCGCCTTGGGGCTGGCCGGCTTTGGCGCCTATCGTTTGCGCGTTCGCACCATCAAGGAACAGATGCGGGCCGTGGTCGCCGAGCGCAGTCGCATCGCACGCGAACTGCATGATACCCTGATGCAAGGCTTCTCGGGCGTGACGATGGAGATGCAGGCCCTGGCGGCCCGGCTGCAACGCTCGAACGAGCGCAGCACGCTGGAAGAGATCATTCGCGACGCCGCCAACTGCGTGCGCGACGCGCGCCGGTCGGTGGCCGGGCTGCGGCACGACCCCGCGGCCGAGTCCGGTCTATCGTCCGCCATCGCGCAGGCCGCGCGGCAGTTGACCGAAACCCGCGAAGTGCGCCTCAAGCTGAATATGCGCAATTGCCCGCTCCGGCTGCCGGTCGACGTCGAGTACAACTTGCTGCGCATCGCCCAAGAGGCGATCGCCAATGCCGTCAAACATTCCGGGGCCCGATCGATCGATGTCTCGCTCGACGGCTCGGGCCGTAAGATCATCCTGATCGTCGAGGATGACGGATCCGGTTTCGCATCTCCGGCCGGCACGCGCGCCGGGCATTACGGCATCATCGGCATGCGTGAACGAGCTAAGCAAATCAGCGCGCATTTATCAATCGATTCCGAGCCGGGGTTCGGCACCACGGTGCGCGTCGCCATGGCCATGCCGGATATACCCCGCGCCGCCGAGCCGCCGGCTCGGTTGCCGACGACCGAGGAAATTACTCCCTCCTGA
- a CDS encoding response regulator transcription factor produces the protein MDSPIRVLTVDDHSLVRKGISSILANESDIRVVAEASNGRMAVDLFREHHPDVTLMDLRMPDVDGIEATRQIRNEFPEAKIIALTSFDGDQEIYRALEAGVRGYLLKEMVHTDVLHAIRIVHSGERLLPAEVAERLSRYFPQVALTPREVEVLTWVAQGLANKEIAARLGTASGTVKMHMQNILAKLDATDRTHAVTIALARGIIHL, from the coding sequence ATGGACAGCCCGATTCGCGTTCTCACCGTTGACGATCACTCCCTGGTCCGCAAAGGAATTTCTTCGATCCTGGCCAACGAGTCCGATATCCGCGTCGTGGCCGAAGCATCCAATGGCCGAATGGCCGTCGACCTGTTTCGCGAGCATCACCCCGACGTGACGCTGATGGACCTGCGCATGCCCGATGTCGACGGCATCGAAGCCACGCGGCAAATCCGCAACGAGTTCCCCGAAGCCAAGATCATCGCGCTAACCAGCTTCGACGGCGACCAGGAGATCTATCGCGCGCTGGAAGCGGGCGTGCGCGGCTACCTGCTCAAAGAGATGGTCCATACCGACGTGCTGCACGCCATCCGCATCGTCCATTCCGGCGAGCGGCTGCTGCCGGCCGAGGTGGCCGAACGCCTCAGCCGATACTTTCCGCAGGTCGCTCTCACGCCGCGCGAGGTAGAAGTTCTGACCTGGGTCGCGCAGGGGCTCGCGAACAAGGAAATCGCCGCCCGGCTGGGCACGGCCAGCGGCACGGTGAAGATGCACATGCAAAACATCCTGGCCAAGCTCGACGCCACCGACCGCACGCACGCCGTCACAATCGCGCTGGCCCGCGGCATCATCCACTTGTAA
- a CDS encoding prenyltransferase/squalene oxidase repeat-containing protein: MSKVALSFSAAACLGLAVVTGTATRAAENAAGLVDSKAQEQAVAKAIEYLRTKGQAEDGSFSSAAGPAVTALVTAGVLESGRTAQDPVVAKALKYLQGFVQPDGGIYQPESRHRNYETCIGLMCFAAANKDGRFDSVVKNAEKFLKAGQLDESENVQPSNIAYGGAGYGQAERPDLSNTHFLLDALKAAGEGADDEAFKRALVFVSRCQNLESEHNTTEFPAKNPDGGFYYTPAGGGRSMAGNTENGGLRSYGSMTYAGLKSMIYCGAKPDDPRVKAAVTWAKKHYTLDENPGMADAGLYYYYQLFAKALSAMNQPTIVDESGKSHDWRNELVTAIISRQQPDGSWVNKNARWMEGDPNLVTGYALLALANSRAEAK, translated from the coding sequence ATGTCGAAAGTCGCTTTATCGTTCTCCGCCGCAGCCTGCTTGGGTTTGGCCGTGGTCACCGGCACCGCAACGCGAGCTGCGGAAAATGCTGCTGGGCTAGTCGACAGCAAAGCACAAGAACAGGCGGTCGCTAAGGCGATCGAGTATTTGCGTACCAAGGGGCAGGCCGAAGACGGCTCGTTCAGTTCGGCAGCCGGACCGGCCGTCACGGCGCTGGTCACCGCGGGCGTCCTGGAGAGTGGTCGCACCGCGCAAGACCCGGTTGTCGCCAAGGCACTCAAATATCTGCAAGGCTTCGTCCAACCGGACGGCGGCATCTATCAGCCTGAGTCGCGCCACCGCAACTACGAAACGTGCATCGGCCTGATGTGCTTCGCGGCCGCTAACAAGGATGGTCGTTTCGACTCGGTGGTGAAGAACGCCGAGAAGTTTCTCAAGGCGGGCCAGTTGGACGAATCCGAGAACGTGCAGCCGTCGAACATTGCCTACGGCGGCGCTGGTTACGGTCAGGCCGAGCGACCTGACCTTTCGAACACGCACTTCCTGTTGGATGCGCTAAAGGCCGCGGGCGAGGGGGCGGACGATGAAGCGTTCAAGCGAGCTTTGGTGTTTGTTTCGCGCTGCCAGAACCTAGAGAGCGAGCACAACACGACCGAGTTCCCGGCCAAGAATCCCGACGGAGGTTTCTACTACACCCCTGCCGGCGGCGGACGCAGCATGGCCGGCAATACCGAGAACGGCGGGTTGCGCAGCTACGGCTCGATGACCTATGCCGGTCTGAAGAGCATGATCTATTGCGGCGCCAAGCCGGACGATCCGCGCGTGAAAGCCGCGGTTACGTGGGCCAAGAAGCATTACACCCTGGACGAAAACCCGGGCATGGCCGACGCCGGGCTGTATTACTACTACCAGTTGTTCGCCAAGGCCCTGTCGGCGATGAACCAACCGACGATCGTCGACGAGAGCGGCAAGTCGCACGACTGGCGCAACGAACTCGTCACGGCGATCATCAGCCGCCAACAACCAGACGGCTCGTGGGTCAATAAGAACGCCCGCTGGATGGAAGGTGACCCGAACCTGGTCACCGGTTACGCGCTGTTGGCGCTGGCCAACAGCCGCGCCGAGGCGAAGTAA
- a CDS encoding isochorismatase family protein, whose product MYSPRSLLLAKLLSLTVLSAIVTVAATSAKEEKPSQVATFTLNERVRTLDKASGEYAIAERQVECDPRRTAVIVCDMWNQHWCQGATARVAEMAPRMNEVLKAARQRGMLVIHCPSDTMKFYEGTPQRKLAQQAPHVAMKTLDAGWCPIGTGHEPALPFDNSKDRCDCTPQCAHGSPWRRQIDTLEIAESDAITDNDEAFYLMRERGIENVIVLGVHTNMCVLGRPFSIRRMCAQGQNVVLVRDLTDSMHDSLSEPVGLDHFRATDQVIEHIEKYWCPTITSRDFLGGVAFNFREDHRPHLVIVIGEDEYKMEETLPVFADRELAPRGIRTTIVHASPSDKNDFPGLEVLSSADALLVGVRRRTPKTEQLDMIRRFVAAGKPVVGIRTASHAFSQRDNQAPEGYAAWAEFDADVLGGHYIGHHDNNLEPTIWPLAAAKQHPILRDVPGEEFVVKSSLYKTSPLAASTTPLVMGRIPGGKLEEPVAWTNKTSHGGPVFYTSLGGPDDFQLATFRQLLTGGIFWALGKPAPEATVAAPQKAAQ is encoded by the coding sequence ATGTATTCGCCCCGTTCATTGCTGCTGGCGAAATTGTTATCTCTGACGGTTCTCTCCGCGATCGTTACGGTCGCCGCCACATCGGCCAAAGAAGAGAAACCTTCACAGGTCGCGACATTCACGCTCAACGAGCGCGTCCGCACCCTCGACAAGGCGAGTGGCGAATACGCGATCGCCGAGCGGCAAGTTGAGTGCGATCCACGTCGCACCGCCGTGATCGTATGCGATATGTGGAATCAGCACTGGTGCCAGGGAGCCACGGCTCGGGTGGCCGAAATGGCACCGCGGATGAACGAAGTGCTGAAGGCCGCCCGGCAGCGCGGCATGCTGGTGATCCATTGCCCCAGCGACACGATGAAGTTCTACGAAGGTACGCCGCAGCGAAAGCTGGCCCAGCAGGCGCCGCACGTGGCGATGAAAACGCTGGACGCCGGATGGTGCCCGATCGGAACGGGCCACGAGCCGGCGCTGCCGTTCGACAATTCCAAAGACCGCTGCGATTGCACGCCCCAGTGCGCGCATGGCAGCCCCTGGCGCCGGCAGATCGACACGCTCGAAATCGCCGAAAGTGATGCCATTACCGATAACGACGAAGCGTTCTACCTGATGCGCGAGCGGGGCATCGAGAACGTGATCGTCTTGGGCGTGCATACGAACATGTGCGTGCTGGGGCGCCCGTTTTCGATTCGCCGCATGTGTGCCCAGGGGCAGAATGTCGTTTTGGTGCGCGATCTGACCGACTCGATGCACGATTCGCTGTCCGAACCGGTAGGGCTCGATCACTTTCGCGCCACCGATCAAGTGATCGAGCACATTGAGAAATATTGGTGCCCGACGATTACCAGCCGTGACTTTCTGGGGGGCGTGGCGTTCAACTTCCGTGAAGATCACAGGCCGCACCTGGTGATCGTGATCGGCGAGGACGAATACAAAATGGAGGAGACGCTGCCGGTGTTCGCCGATCGGGAACTTGCTCCGCGCGGAATTCGCACAACGATCGTTCACGCTAGCCCGAGCGACAAGAACGACTTCCCCGGGCTCGAAGTTCTGTCATCGGCCGACGCGCTGCTGGTCGGCGTGCGCCGCCGCACTCCTAAGACAGAGCAACTCGACATGATTCGCCGCTTTGTGGCCGCCGGTAAGCCGGTCGTGGGCATTCGCACCGCCAGCCACGCCTTTTCACAGCGAGACAACCAGGCGCCGGAGGGCTATGCCGCCTGGGCCGAGTTCGATGCCGACGTTCTGGGCGGTCACTATATAGGGCATCACGACAACAATCTGGAACCAACGATCTGGCCCCTCGCCGCGGCGAAGCAGCATCCGATCCTGCGCGATGTGCCGGGCGAGGAATTTGTCGTCAAATCGTCGCTCTATAAAACCAGCCCGCTTGCTGCGTCGACCACGCCCCTCGTGATGGGACGCATTCCAGGCGGCAAACTGGAAGAACCGGTCGCCTGGACCAACAAGACCAGCCACGGCGGGCCCGTGTTCTACACATCGCTGGGCGGGCCGGACGATTTTCAGCTCGCCACGTTTCGGCAATTGCTGACCGGCGGTATCTTCTGGGCGCTTGGCAAACCGGCTCCCGAGGCCACGGTCGCGGCACCGCAGAAGGCTGCCCAATAA